From Triticum aestivum cultivar Chinese Spring chromosome 4A, IWGSC CS RefSeq v2.1, whole genome shotgun sequence, a single genomic window includes:
- the LOC123083862 gene encoding uncharacterized protein encodes MLGWRSLSLPLLELPAPSPSGCDTGFDNQLAIQEAATVGLRSLELLVLSPSSAAPSKAPQQHQQPFKEISDQAVSMFRKVTSTLDCIGHARFRRGPIQSPPPPIPVAPPTPAPRPLAVQARPQPQNLAMDFFSSMTAIEGRVLRAGAGRDYNPVLERVAATSAVGVALGVRLLLLLSRSRALKPLATTTSAAAAALRAPRLLAAASSPLAALLAASKAASKSYKAARALDPAARPPSLPSSKRVKAAFAAASLLRLAPTLLLLPAAAASPSSSSSSPTALFALALLKSGYKLSKNSAKVVEGFLGLQVHKGFRNGVDALGVVVKVAVIASEVVVWVAVIASEVAVAASVLGLAEDWIAFKKN; translated from the exons ATGCTCGGCTGGCGCAGCCTTAGCCTGCCGCTGCTAGAGCTCCCTGCTCCTTCTCCTTCCG GGTGCGACACTGGCTTCGACAACCAGCTCGCCATCCAGGAGGCCGCCACCGTCGGCCTCCGCAGCCTGGAGCTCCTggtcctctccccctccagcgcaGCGCCGTCCAAGGCGCCGCAGCAGCACCAACAGCCGTTCAAGGAGATCTCCGACCAGGCTGTCTCCATGTTCCGCAAGGTGACCTCCACCCTCGACTGCATCGGCCATGCCCGATTCCGTCGCGGTCCCATCCAATCCCCGCCTCCTCCAATTCCGGTCGCTCCTCCCACTCCTGCACCGCGCCCTCTAGCCGTCCAGGCCCGCCCGCAACCGCAGAACCTGGCGATGGACTTCTTCTCGTCGATGACCGCCATCGAGGGGAGGGTGTTAAGGGCCGGAGCAGGCCGCGACTA CAATCCAGTCCTCGAGCGCGTCGCCGCAACCTCGGCCGTCGGCGTAGCGCTGGGGGtgcgcctgctcctcctcctctcccgctcgCGCGCGCTCAAGCCGctcgccaccaccacctccgccgccgcggccgcgctCCGGGCGCCgcggctcctcgccgccgcctcctccccgctcGCCGCCCTCCTCGCCGCCTCCAAGGCCGCCTCCAAGTCCTACAAGGCGGCGCGCGCGCTCGACCCGGCCGCGCGTCCCCCCTCGCTGCCCTCCTCCAAGCGTGTCAaggccgccttcgccgccgcctccctcctccgcctcgccccgaccctcctcctcctccccgccgccgccgcctccccctcctcctcctcctcctcccccaccgCCCTCTTCGCGCTCGCGCTGCTCAAGTCCGGCTACAAGCTCTCCAAGAACTCCGCCAAGGTCGTCGAGGGCTTCCTCGGCCTGCAGGTCCACAAGGGCTTCCGCAACGGCGTCGACGCGCTCGGGGTCGTCGTCAAGGTCGCCGTCATCGCCTCCGAGGTCGTCGTCTGGGTCGCCGTCATCGCCTCCGAGGTCGCCGTCGCCGCGAGCGTGCTGGGCCTCGCCGAGGACTGGATTGCTTTTAAAAAAAactag